A DNA window from Buttiauxella agrestis contains the following coding sequences:
- a CDS encoding efflux RND transporter periplasmic adaptor subunit — protein sequence MNTKTMVDDATLIHPTKHANHFRPVNTSLNGLRRSDKRSAIRQKFIAGLICALSCLAVPAFAQDGNTQVRFLVLANRESPLSSVVPGRMAKINVQLGDSVTQNKVLATMDCSDLVARKNAAEAEYHAAQLRYEAKAKLQGLQSAAALEVGLAASEVNRTKGQMGIFDAQLAQCKFISPFNGRVAKIYVKEGQGIGAGAPVIDLVGSGTLRARLNVPSNWVAWLKIGSQLNASVGETGKQYPLTVTNISGKVDAVSQTIEIETRFPEKTDDVLPGMSGQAVAICPPDENRCLKSGAANS from the coding sequence ATGAATACAAAAACAATGGTGGATGACGCTACGCTTATCCACCCTACAAAACATGCGAATCATTTTCGTCCGGTGAATACATCCTTGAATGGTCTTCGTAGGTCGGATAAGCGCAGCGCCATCCGACAAAAATTTATCGCCGGGTTAATCTGCGCCCTTTCCTGCCTGGCTGTTCCTGCGTTTGCCCAGGACGGTAACACCCAGGTGCGCTTCCTGGTACTCGCCAACCGCGAAAGCCCACTTTCCAGCGTGGTTCCCGGACGCATGGCGAAAATCAACGTGCAGCTCGGCGATTCGGTCACGCAAAACAAAGTGCTGGCGACCATGGACTGTAGCGATTTGGTGGCGCGTAAAAATGCCGCCGAAGCGGAATATCACGCCGCGCAATTGCGTTACGAAGCCAAAGCAAAACTGCAAGGTTTGCAGTCTGCCGCCGCACTGGAAGTGGGTTTAGCCGCCTCCGAAGTGAACCGTACCAAAGGCCAGATGGGAATTTTTGACGCCCAACTGGCGCAGTGCAAATTCATCTCGCCGTTTAACGGACGGGTGGCGAAAATCTACGTCAAAGAAGGTCAGGGCATTGGGGCGGGAGCACCGGTGATTGATCTCGTCGGCAGCGGCACATTGCGCGCGCGTTTAAACGTGCCATCAAACTGGGTGGCGTGGCTGAAAATTGGCTCGCAGCTGAATGCCTCGGTCGGCGAAACGGGCAAACAATATCCGCTCACCGTGACCAACATCAGCGGCAAAGTGGACGCCGTCAGCCAGACCATCGAAATCGAAACCCGCTTCCCGGAAAAAACGGACGACGTGCTGCCAGGGATGAGCGGGCAAGCCGTGGCAATTTGCCCGCCGGATGAAAACCGTTGCCTGAAAAGCGGAGCTGCAAATTCGTGA
- a CDS encoding TolC family protein, whose product MEITTMNAYVITEQKKRGVPLVKPVAGLIAVLILAGCGTIKPEPLSQDEITARVNRDRAEMYRGQEALSGPMTLSDAMARALKYNLDYRLKMMETALSRSLLDVSQQDMLPKLMADAGYRWRNNDSGGTSVGIDDGLVSLRPSTSEEREHYLSSATFSWDLLDFGMSYFRAKQQADEVNIAEERRRKVLQNIVQEVRDAYWRALGAQRLLDETQPLAEQIAQALDKTREAEQAGILPPIEGLEYQRALLDAMTLLNQKRQQMELAKSELTALINLPPGTPLVLQDTPTPLAPAPTNIDKLEQMALERRPELREEDYKTRIDSYETKRQIASLFPSLNLFAGLNYDSNDYLYNNDWIEGGVGVSMNLFKLLSIPAISNASDARAQTDDARRMALSMAVLTQVRVATERYKLASYDFQIAEQSAQVDQRLASISRAGSDNSLTSDLETLRTQARSIVSRFQEASSYAEAQAAYGRVLNSVGIDLLPDQVAKTDVASLSRQIATSLRQQESSVFARTAGISVEKHPIAIQITRVPSGVSRGAVEQSVGRVIEANHLSLEPSPNSLNLQMSFSTGASSGTRKGVWTMRVKDATGAEVLTRQYTSYLPNETSTRSITALAEAATLSITSDLQRLAGAPPVLTATP is encoded by the coding sequence ATGGAAATAACAACGATGAACGCATACGTGATAACTGAACAAAAAAAACGTGGCGTGCCGTTAGTCAAACCTGTTGCCGGGTTGATTGCGGTGCTGATTTTGGCAGGCTGTGGCACCATTAAACCGGAACCGCTCTCTCAGGATGAAATAACCGCGCGAGTGAATCGTGACCGGGCAGAAATGTACCGTGGGCAGGAAGCACTCAGCGGCCCCATGACGTTGTCCGACGCCATGGCGCGCGCGTTGAAATACAACCTCGACTACCGTCTGAAAATGATGGAAACCGCGCTGTCGCGCAGTTTGCTGGATGTTTCGCAACAAGACATGCTGCCCAAACTGATGGCAGATGCGGGCTATCGCTGGCGCAATAACGACTCCGGCGGCACCAGCGTCGGCATCGATGACGGGCTGGTCAGCTTGCGTCCGTCCACGTCCGAAGAGCGCGAACATTATCTTTCCAGCGCCACCTTCTCCTGGGATTTGCTCGATTTCGGGATGAGCTACTTCCGCGCCAAACAGCAGGCCGATGAAGTCAACATTGCCGAAGAACGCCGCCGTAAAGTGCTGCAAAACATCGTCCAGGAAGTGCGTGATGCCTACTGGCGTGCGCTGGGTGCGCAGCGTTTACTCGACGAAACTCAACCGCTGGCCGAGCAAATTGCCCAGGCGCTGGATAAAACGCGTGAGGCCGAACAGGCCGGGATCCTGCCGCCAATCGAAGGGCTGGAATATCAACGCGCCCTGCTGGATGCCATGACCTTGCTGAACCAGAAGCGCCAGCAAATGGAGCTGGCGAAAAGCGAGCTGACGGCGCTTATCAACTTGCCGCCAGGCACGCCGCTGGTGTTGCAGGACACGCCAACACCGCTGGCTCCGGCACCGACAAATATCGATAAACTTGAGCAAATGGCGCTCGAACGACGCCCTGAGCTGCGCGAAGAAGATTACAAAACGCGTATCGACAGTTACGAAACCAAGCGCCAGATCGCCTCATTGTTCCCGAGCCTGAACTTGTTCGCCGGGCTGAATTACGACTCTAACGATTATCTCTACAACAATGACTGGATTGAAGGCGGCGTGGGTGTCTCGATGAACCTGTTTAAACTGCTGAGTATTCCGGCCATCAGTAACGCCAGCGATGCCCGCGCTCAAACCGACGACGCTCGCCGTATGGCGCTGAGTATGGCGGTTCTGACCCAGGTGCGTGTAGCAACCGAGCGCTACAAACTCGCCTCGTATGACTTCCAGATTGCCGAGCAATCCGCGCAGGTGGACCAACGCCTGGCGAGTATTTCCCGCGCCGGATCTGACAACTCGCTGACCAGTGACCTCGAAACATTGCGTACTCAGGCGCGTTCGATTGTGTCGCGCTTCCAGGAAGCCTCATCGTATGCCGAAGCCCAGGCCGCTTACGGGCGCGTACTGAACTCCGTGGGGATTGACTTACTGCCGGATCAGGTCGCAAAAACCGACGTTGCCAGCTTATCGCGACAAATCGCCACCAGTTTGCGCCAGCAAGAGAGCAGCGTGTTTGCGCGTACCGCAGGCATCAGCGTGGAAAAACATCCGATTGCGATTCAGATTACGCGCGTGCCGTCCGGCGTGTCGCGTGGTGCTGTCGAACAGTCGGTTGGCCGTGTGATTGAAGCCAATCACCTGTCGCTGGAACCGTCGCCAAACAGCCTAAATCTGCAAATGAGCTTTAGCACCGGAGCCAGCAGCGGCACGCGCAAAGGCGTGTGGACGATGCGCGTGAAAGATGCGACCGGAGCCGAAGTGCTGACGCGCCAGTACACCAGTTATCTGCCAAACGAAACCAGCACACGTTCCATTACCGCCCTGGCAGAAGCCGCGACGTTATCCATTACCAGTGATTTGCAGAGGCTCGCAGGAGCACCCCCTGTTCTGACCGCGACGCCATGA
- a CDS encoding efflux RND transporter periplasmic adaptor subunit yields the protein MTSPTAFYQLAARVEAISHSTELGFAICNETRQLVEYRQAALLSLSAANRAKLVAHSGLSDTDNNTPYALWLADVAKEIAPHCRALPPEARVLALAPAQLSEPLAHQWSEWLPPHVWVLPLTGADGEIHALWFLGRDEAWPTSLAPDSPEFALLQLSGLYGYAWWALTAKPSRFRQFWQRNTGRRLAYILLAIVLVMCIPVREYTLVPAEIISLQSEVIAAPDSGVIQRMVVLPNSDVKKGQVLATLDDTTLHNRLAVAQAELETAETTLHQASQQAIEDQQAKSELAMAEGKYREKKVEVESIKRDLAKLTIRAPGNGVFVYSDPDDWAGRPVQTGERIGLLADPNNLGVRAWAPVSESTNLDHGAPMKVFLKVAPLDSFTAKLDYAGYQTVEAPNGIASYLLRGTLDGKPAVARIGLQGTARVTGDWALLGYLLLRRPIATLRAGSGW from the coding sequence GTGACTTCCCCAACAGCCTTCTACCAGCTTGCTGCAAGGGTAGAAGCGATAAGCCACTCCACAGAGTTAGGCTTCGCGATATGTAATGAAACACGCCAACTGGTGGAATATCGCCAGGCGGCGCTGCTGTCCCTCAGTGCAGCAAACCGCGCAAAACTGGTTGCCCATTCCGGGTTAAGCGATACCGATAACAACACGCCGTACGCCTTGTGGCTGGCGGATGTGGCCAAAGAAATCGCCCCCCATTGCCGGGCGCTGCCGCCCGAAGCCCGCGTGCTGGCACTGGCACCGGCACAACTCAGTGAACCCCTCGCCCACCAGTGGAGCGAATGGCTGCCGCCGCACGTTTGGGTGCTGCCGTTAACCGGTGCCGACGGCGAAATTCACGCGCTGTGGTTTTTAGGGCGCGATGAAGCCTGGCCGACCTCGCTTGCCCCGGATTCACCGGAATTTGCGCTACTGCAACTGAGCGGTTTATACGGATACGCCTGGTGGGCGTTGACCGCAAAACCCTCGCGCTTCCGACAATTCTGGCAGCGTAATACCGGGCGGCGTCTGGCTTATATCCTGCTGGCGATTGTGCTGGTGATGTGTATTCCAGTGCGGGAATACACGCTGGTTCCCGCTGAAATTATCTCGCTACAAAGTGAAGTGATTGCCGCCCCGGATTCCGGCGTGATTCAACGCATGGTGGTTTTGCCTAACAGCGATGTGAAGAAAGGCCAGGTGCTGGCGACGCTTGACGACACCACGCTGCACAACCGTCTTGCAGTGGCGCAGGCGGAACTGGAAACCGCGGAAACCACGCTGCATCAGGCTTCGCAACAAGCCATTGAAGATCAGCAGGCGAAATCAGAACTGGCGATGGCAGAAGGCAAATATCGCGAGAAAAAAGTCGAAGTCGAGTCGATAAAACGCGATCTGGCAAAACTGACGATTCGCGCCCCCGGCAACGGCGTGTTTGTCTATTCCGACCCGGATGACTGGGCTGGCCGCCCGGTACAGACCGGCGAGCGCATTGGTTTACTGGCCGATCCGAACAATTTAGGCGTTCGCGCCTGGGCGCCGGTGAGCGAGTCCACCAACCTTGATCACGGTGCGCCGATGAAAGTGTTTTTGAAAGTCGCGCCGCTGGACTCGTTTACCGCGAAACTGGATTACGCGGGCTATCAAACCGTCGAAGCGCCGAACGGCATCGCCAGTTATCTGCTGCGCGGCACGCTTGATGGCAAACCGGCTGTGGCGCGTATCGGCTTGCAGGGGACGGCTCGCGTGACGGGCGACTGGGCGCTGCTCGGTTACTTGCTGCTGCGCCGCCCCATCGCCACATTACGTGCCGGGAGCGGCTGGTGA
- a CDS encoding ATP-binding protein yields MPAPRTPFLTSARGRLLSFNLLVVAVTLLVCGVAILGFDHASRLQEQVQGQTLSDMSGSMELARDTANVATAAVRLTQVVGALEYQSEAQRLQQTQQALQNSLNHLANAPLASHEPELVTRITERSNELESSVTRMLELGHRRHLERNALLSALYQNQSYLHHIQDINARDGLALPEARLLTEMDRLILIAIQTPSPKATVVQLTDVMEQLPKHAASPLVDGILQEFTAHLQQLLPLADRLENSDLGISWYMYHIKALVAFLNQDINLYVQKVAQESLNRTEQSHKELQSMIAFIGLFALLALVITGFAGWYIYRNLGSNLTAISHAMTRLARGERDVSVPALQRRDELGELARAFNVFARNTASLEHTSKLLKEKSTQLETTFHAMRDGFALFDNDGILVVWNPQYPLLLGLAPEHLQRGQHYMSLLKQVTPLQEHIVENLSRPLPKPQELRLADNRTIELRFSPVPGRGMVNVVLERSERKALEEALVHSQKMKAVGQLTGGLAHDFNNLLAVIIGSLELTSVDSPDAIRIQRALKAAERGAQLTQRLLAFSRKQSLHPHTISMKNLLENLDPLIRHSLPATLTLEIEAQHPAWPAWIDVNQLENAIINLVMNARDAMDGQSGSIKIRTWNQRVVRSGGGKQDMVALEVIDSGQGMSAEIKAQVFEPFFTTKPTGSGSGLGLSMVYGFVRQSGGRVEIESAPGQGTLVRLQLPRAPAQAVSEVLPEPAGANAEENPLVLVLEDEHDVRQTLCEQLHQLGYLTLETSDSQQAIQLLKDVPDIQVVISDLMLPGPMSGAEVILHACEHYPHLTCLLISGQDLRRSGQQLPPVELLRKPFNQQKLAQALRLARNQ; encoded by the coding sequence ATGCCTGCACCCCGCACACCCTTTCTCACCAGCGCCCGTGGACGTTTGCTGTCTTTTAATTTGCTGGTAGTGGCGGTGACTTTGCTGGTGTGCGGCGTGGCGATTTTAGGTTTTGATCACGCCAGCCGTTTGCAGGAGCAAGTCCAGGGGCAAACGCTGAGCGATATGTCCGGCAGCATGGAGTTGGCGCGGGATACCGCCAATGTGGCGACGGCGGCGGTGCGTCTCACGCAGGTGGTGGGTGCGCTGGAATATCAAAGTGAAGCGCAGCGTTTGCAACAAACGCAGCAGGCGCTACAGAACTCGCTCAATCATCTGGCGAATGCCCCGCTGGCCAGTCACGAACCGGAGTTGGTTACACGCATCACGGAGCGCAGCAACGAGCTGGAAAGCAGTGTCACACGGATGCTGGAACTCGGTCATCGCCGCCATCTGGAGCGCAACGCGCTGCTCAGTGCGCTGTATCAAAACCAAAGTTACTTGCATCATATTCAGGATATCAATGCCCGTGACGGGCTGGCGCTGCCGGAGGCGCGCCTGTTAACGGAAATGGACCGCCTGATTCTGATTGCCATTCAAACGCCATCGCCAAAAGCGACCGTGGTGCAGCTTACCGACGTGATGGAGCAACTCCCAAAGCACGCCGCTTCACCGCTTGTTGATGGGATATTGCAGGAGTTCACCGCTCATTTGCAGCAATTGCTGCCACTTGCGGATCGGCTTGAAAACAGCGACCTCGGAATTTCCTGGTATATGTACCACATCAAAGCGCTGGTCGCGTTTTTGAATCAGGACATCAACCTGTACGTGCAAAAGGTGGCGCAGGAGTCGCTCAACCGTACCGAGCAGAGCCACAAAGAGCTGCAATCGATGATTGCGTTTATCGGCCTGTTTGCCCTGCTGGCACTGGTGATTACGGGGTTTGCCGGGTGGTATATTTACCGCAACCTCGGCTCGAACCTGACGGCGATTTCCCATGCGATGACGCGGCTGGCGCGGGGCGAGCGTGATGTTAGCGTGCCTGCGTTGCAGCGGCGTGATGAACTGGGTGAACTGGCGCGGGCATTTAACGTTTTTGCGAGAAACACCGCATCGCTGGAACACACCTCGAAACTGCTGAAAGAAAAAAGCACGCAACTGGAAACCACCTTCCACGCCATGCGCGACGGTTTTGCGCTGTTTGATAACGATGGAATCCTGGTGGTGTGGAACCCGCAGTATCCGCTGCTGCTGGGGCTTGCGCCGGAACATCTCCAGCGTGGGCAGCATTATATGAGCCTGCTAAAACAGGTGACTCCGCTCCAGGAACATATCGTTGAGAACCTTTCGCGCCCGCTTCCTAAACCGCAGGAGCTAAGGCTTGCGGACAATCGCACTATCGAGCTGCGTTTTAGCCCGGTGCCGGGGCGCGGCATGGTCAACGTGGTGCTGGAGCGCAGCGAACGTAAAGCGCTGGAGGAGGCGCTGGTTCACAGCCAGAAGATGAAAGCGGTGGGGCAATTAACGGGTGGCCTGGCGCATGATTTCAACAACTTGCTGGCAGTGATTATCGGCAGTCTGGAACTGACATCTGTGGATTCGCCTGATGCCATACGCATTCAACGCGCCTTAAAAGCCGCCGAACGTGGCGCGCAGCTGACCCAGCGCTTACTGGCGTTTTCCCGCAAACAGTCGCTGCACCCGCATACGATATCGATGAAAAATCTGCTGGAAAACCTCGACCCGCTGATCCGCCATTCGCTGCCTGCCACTCTCACGCTTGAAATTGAAGCCCAGCACCCGGCGTGGCCCGCCTGGATTGACGTTAACCAGCTTGAGAATGCGATTATCAATCTGGTGATGAATGCGCGTGACGCGATGGATGGGCAAAGCGGCAGCATAAAAATTCGTACCTGGAACCAGCGCGTGGTGCGTTCGGGCGGTGGAAAGCAGGATATGGTGGCGCTGGAAGTGATAGACAGCGGGCAGGGGATGTCTGCGGAGATAAAAGCCCAGGTCTTCGAGCCGTTTTTCACCACCAAACCGACGGGGAGCGGCAGCGGTTTGGGGTTGTCGATGGTGTATGGATTTGTGCGCCAGTCCGGTGGACGAGTGGAAATTGAAAGTGCACCAGGGCAGGGAACGTTGGTACGTTTACAATTGCCACGCGCGCCCGCGCAGGCGGTCAGCGAAGTATTACCGGAACCAGCCGGAGCTAATGCTGAAGAGAACCCGTTAGTGTTGGTGCTGGAAGATGAACACGATGTGCGCCAGACGCTCTGCGAGCAATTGCATCAGCTTGGCTATCTGACGCTGGAAACCAGCGACAGCCAGCAGGCCATTCAATTGCTGAAAGATGTGCCGGATATTCAGGTTGTTATCAGTGATTTAATGCTTCCTGGACCGATGAGCGGGGCGGAGGTAATCCTGCACGCTTGCGAGCATTATCCGCATCTGACCTGCTTGTTAATCAGTGGCCAGGATCTGCGCCGCAGCGGGCAGCAACTGCCGCCGGTCGAGCTTTTGCGTAAGCCTTTCAACCAGCAAAAACTGGCGCAGGCTTTGCGCCTTGCTCGGAATCAATAA
- a CDS encoding HlyD family efflux transporter periplasmic adaptor subunit, with amino-acid sequence MINAAATAPPWPALRDELRLNSAGSNRDGSPAWHLSDPVRNLFFRLGWLEIEILKRWQLADAGKIAQAINQQTTLNVEEDDIKAFVLFLQQQQLLRTARFRPASSAWKWLLHSYLFIRIPLVHPEKALRKALPWVQPLFSKTFLWLTLFVAITGIVLAARQWDTVVATLHNSVNWHGAVAFAIALVFSKCWHEMGHALTATKHGVRVGHMGVALLVMLPMAYTDTGESWKLIRSRDRLKIAAAGIVSELVLAAWATLLWSFAPEGSVKNALFFLATTAWIMTVVVNASPFMRFDGYYILSDILDFPGLHERAGNWAKRAMRWHLFGINDPKPDNVTPAFARFLTVFAFATWIYRLLLFIGIAVLVYHAFFKALGVVLFLIEIVTFVVQPMIREIKTIWARRQESQPFYRRRLLLITAVVLLAIFVPWSNKVSLPGVIEAGFVQPIYTPYSAKLEKVFVTDGQEVKAGQPLFELIAPLPETSQRKAEEMRRAWEFSARGALGLDKDGPAKQVLADQMARQYSLQQSAGNSELLRLRLVAASAGRIEDRDLSLQPGSWVSPTSHIATLVNADRWRVKALVGEEDLARLRVGSPAKIYQNGEWHPLIGRVVSIDHNVVTRLPSLLLAKDHGGPVQLNPTAQAKDLRPQGVWYRVSIEGDGKTTQLNRENLAEISVESQRQSLAHRWFNSVSLMLIQQTGMGKDG; translated from the coding sequence GTGATCAACGCCGCTGCCACCGCTCCACCGTGGCCCGCGCTGCGCGATGAACTGCGCCTCAACAGCGCGGGCAGCAACCGCGACGGTTCCCCGGCGTGGCATTTATCAGACCCGGTGCGAAACCTGTTTTTCCGTCTCGGCTGGCTGGAAATTGAAATTCTTAAGCGCTGGCAATTAGCCGATGCAGGGAAGATCGCGCAGGCGATTAATCAGCAAACCACGCTGAATGTCGAAGAAGACGATATCAAAGCCTTTGTGCTGTTTTTGCAGCAACAGCAACTGCTGCGCACCGCCCGTTTTCGCCCGGCATCTTCGGCGTGGAAATGGCTGCTGCACAGCTATTTGTTTATCCGCATTCCGCTGGTTCACCCGGAAAAAGCCCTGCGCAAAGCGCTGCCGTGGGTGCAACCGCTGTTCAGCAAAACCTTTCTTTGGCTGACGCTGTTTGTGGCAATTACCGGTATTGTGCTGGCGGCTCGCCAATGGGATACCGTCGTCGCCACGCTGCATAATTCGGTGAACTGGCACGGTGCCGTAGCGTTTGCCATCGCGCTGGTATTTTCCAAATGCTGGCACGAAATGGGCCACGCGCTGACCGCCACAAAGCATGGCGTGCGGGTCGGGCATATGGGCGTCGCACTGTTGGTGATGTTGCCGATGGCCTACACCGACACCGGCGAAAGCTGGAAACTGATTCGTTCGCGCGACCGGCTAAAAATCGCCGCCGCCGGGATTGTTTCTGAGCTGGTGCTGGCGGCGTGGGCGACGTTGCTGTGGTCATTCGCCCCCGAAGGCAGCGTGAAAAACGCGCTGTTTTTCCTCGCCACCACCGCGTGGATTATGACGGTGGTGGTCAACGCCAGCCCGTTTATGCGCTTCGATGGCTACTACATTCTGAGCGATATTCTCGACTTTCCAGGCCTCCACGAGCGCGCCGGAAACTGGGCGAAACGGGCGATGCGCTGGCATTTGTTTGGCATCAACGACCCAAAGCCCGATAACGTCACTCCGGCCTTCGCCCGCTTTCTGACGGTATTTGCTTTCGCGACCTGGATTTACCGCCTGCTACTGTTTATCGGCATCGCGGTGTTGGTCTATCACGCCTTCTTTAAGGCGCTGGGCGTAGTGCTGTTTTTAATAGAGATTGTGACTTTTGTGGTGCAGCCGATGATCAGAGAAATCAAAACTATTTGGGCGCGTCGGCAGGAAAGCCAGCCGTTTTATCGCCGCAGATTACTGTTGATTACCGCCGTCGTGTTGCTGGCCATTTTTGTGCCGTGGTCGAATAAAGTGAGCCTGCCGGGCGTGATTGAAGCCGGTTTTGTGCAGCCGATTTATACGCCTTACAGCGCAAAACTTGAGAAGGTTTTTGTCACCGACGGGCAAGAAGTGAAAGCCGGGCAACCGCTGTTTGAGTTGATAGCCCCGCTGCCGGAAACGTCGCAGCGCAAGGCCGAAGAGATGCGCCGAGCCTGGGAATTCAGCGCGCGGGGTGCGTTGGGTCTGGATAAAGACGGCCCGGCAAAACAGGTGCTGGCAGACCAAATGGCACGCCAGTATTCGCTCCAGCAAAGTGCGGGCAACAGCGAATTGCTGCGTCTGCGGCTGGTGGCGGCGTCTGCGGGAAGGATTGAAGACCGTGATTTATCGTTGCAGCCTGGAAGCTGGGTTTCGCCAACGTCGCACATCGCGACCCTGGTGAATGCCGATCGTTGGCGAGTGAAAGCGCTGGTGGGCGAGGAAGATCTGGCGCGATTACGGGTGGGTTCACCCGCCAAAATTTATCAGAACGGTGAATGGCATCCGCTTATCGGGCGTGTGGTTTCTATCGATCATAACGTGGTGACGCGCCTGCCCTCGCTGCTGCTGGCTAAAGATCATGGCGGGCCGGTGCAGCTTAACCCGACGGCTCAGGCAAAAGATCTGCGTCCGCAAGGCGTGTGGTATCGCGTGTCGATTGAAGGTGACGGGAAAACGACGCAGCTAAATCGGGAGAATCTCGCCGAAATCTCAGTTGAGAGCCAACGCCAGAGTCTCGCGCATCGCTGGTTTAATAGCGTGTCATTGATGTTAATTCAGCAGACGGGAATGGGGAAAGACGGGTAA
- a CDS encoding sugar ABC transporter ATP-binding protein yields MSSVPILEMRNIAKSFGKFYALKGVDLTVFPGEIHALMGENGAGKSTLMKILAGAYTATSGEILINGQPYSIKGPKDALNAGITLIYQEMQLAPNLTVAENIFLGSELSRGGLVKRKEMVMQAQAVIDRLGAQFKASDLVSRLTIAEQQQVEIARALHRNSRILVMDEPTAALSSRETHRLFELIMRLRDEGMAIIYISHRMAEVYELSGRVSVLRDGQYVGSLTRENLNANELVRMMVGRPLSDLFNKERDIPLGSVRLNVHHLTDGAKVQPVSLQVKSGEIVGLAGLVGAGRSELAQLIFGVRKSTGGSIEIDGKPVKIHSPREAISLGIGFLTENRKEQGLFLELAAQDNITMATLERDAHYGWLDRKKAQTISDDAISLLNIRVPHAQVRAGGLSGGNQQKLLISRWVAIGPRILILDEPTRGVDVGAKSEIYRIMSQMAKQGVAILMISSELPEVVGMSDRVYVMREGSIAGELHAADITQENIMTLATGVEDAHKKGVHHG; encoded by the coding sequence ATGAGTAGCGTTCCCATTCTGGAGATGCGCAACATTGCCAAATCATTTGGCAAGTTTTATGCGTTGAAAGGTGTCGACTTAACGGTGTTCCCCGGCGAAATTCACGCGCTAATGGGGGAAAACGGGGCCGGGAAAAGCACGCTGATGAAGATTCTCGCCGGGGCCTATACCGCCACCAGCGGCGAGATTTTAATTAACGGCCAGCCGTACAGTATTAAAGGGCCGAAGGATGCGCTCAACGCAGGCATCACTCTGATTTATCAGGAGATGCAGCTGGCACCGAATCTGACGGTGGCTGAGAATATTTTCCTCGGCAGCGAGCTTTCTCGCGGTGGTCTGGTCAAGCGCAAAGAGATGGTGATGCAGGCGCAAGCGGTCATCGACCGCCTCGGTGCGCAGTTTAAGGCCAGCGATTTGGTTTCGCGCCTGACGATAGCCGAACAGCAGCAGGTGGAGATCGCCCGTGCGCTGCACCGCAACAGCCGCATTTTAGTGATGGATGAGCCCACCGCCGCCCTTTCCTCGCGTGAAACTCATCGCCTGTTCGAGCTAATTATGCGGCTGCGCGACGAAGGCATGGCGATTATCTATATCAGCCATCGCATGGCGGAAGTGTACGAGCTTTCCGGCCGCGTGAGCGTGCTGCGCGACGGGCAATACGTCGGCAGTCTGACGCGTGAAAACCTCAATGCGAACGAACTGGTGCGCATGATGGTGGGCCGCCCGCTCAGTGACCTGTTTAATAAAGAGCGCGATATTCCGCTGGGCAGTGTGCGCCTGAACGTTCACCACCTGACGGACGGCGCAAAAGTGCAGCCGGTCAGCCTACAGGTCAAATCCGGCGAGATTGTCGGGCTGGCCGGATTAGTCGGAGCCGGGCGTTCTGAACTCGCACAGCTGATTTTTGGCGTGCGCAAATCGACGGGAGGGAGCATCGAAATCGACGGTAAGCCCGTCAAAATCCATTCACCACGTGAAGCGATTAGTCTCGGGATCGGTTTCCTGACCGAGAACCGCAAAGAGCAGGGTTTGTTCCTCGAACTCGCCGCGCAAGACAACATCACCATGGCGACCCTTGAGCGTGACGCCCATTACGGCTGGCTGGATCGCAAGAAAGCTCAGACCATTTCTGACGATGCCATCAGTTTGCTGAATATTCGCGTGCCACACGCGCAAGTGCGGGCTGGCGGGCTATCTGGCGGCAATCAGCAAAAACTTTTGATCTCGCGCTGGGTGGCGATCGGCCCACGCATATTGATCCTTGATGAGCCAACGCGCGGCGTGGATGTCGGCGCAAAAAGCGAGATCTACCGGATCATGAGTCAGATGGCAAAACAGGGCGTGGCGATCCTGATGATCTCAAGCGAATTGCCTGAGGTCGTCGGCATGAGCGACCGGGTTTACGTGATGCGAGAAGGCAGTATCGCCGGGGAGTTACATGCCGCGGATATTACGCAAGAGAACATTATGACGCTGGCAACGGGCGTTGAAGATGCCCATAAAAAGGGGGTTCACCATGGCTAG
- a CDS encoding Hcp family type VI secretion system effector, with translation MANSIYLTLNGKNQGLISSGCMSLDSIGNKAQTSHLDQIMVYELNHRLTRIDNVNHQCLTIRKPIDKSSPLLSKAINDNEILNCEFPLYRTNRFGLNELYYIIKLTEARICDLRLSVPHVVDDSQGLAEETVSFVYEAISWEHCSAGTSSYSLWMDRVF, from the coding sequence ATGGCAAACTCAATTTATCTGACACTTAATGGAAAAAATCAGGGGTTAATATCTTCTGGTTGTATGTCGCTGGATTCAATCGGCAACAAGGCTCAGACCTCACATCTTGATCAAATTATGGTGTATGAGTTAAACCATCGTTTAACACGTATTGATAATGTGAATCACCAGTGTCTTACAATCAGAAAACCTATTGATAAATCATCCCCATTATTAAGCAAAGCCATTAATGATAATGAAATATTAAATTGTGAGTTTCCTCTTTATCGGACAAATCGTTTTGGGCTTAATGAGTTGTACTACATCATTAAGCTTACGGAGGCTCGTATTTGTGATTTACGACTTTCTGTGCCGCATGTTGTCGATGATAGTCAAGGTCTCGCAGAAGAGACCGTCTCATTTGTTTATGAAGCCATTAGCTGGGAGCATTGTTCTGCCGGGACAAGCTCTTATAGCTTGTGGATGGACCGTGTTTTTTAA